One genomic region from Thermococcus sp. encodes:
- the pyrH gene encoding UMP kinase: MRIVFDIGGSVLVPDDPDVDFIGKMAYELIKISEDHEVAVVVGGGKVARKYIRAAKTFTPNETFKDYIGIHITRANAMLLIAALGEKAYPFVIQDFRKAWEVIQLKKIPIMGGTHPGHTTDAVAALLAEYLQADLLVVVTNVDGVYDSDPRKNPEAKKLDRITVDQLVEIAMQAESKAGGSGVVDALAAKFIQRGRIRTYIVGKKDAYHLFDVVRGRHNGTVVEP; encoded by the coding sequence ATGAGGATAGTCTTCGATATAGGCGGTTCGGTTCTCGTTCCTGACGACCCGGACGTTGATTTTATCGGGAAGATGGCTTACGAGCTCATCAAGATAAGCGAGGATCACGAGGTTGCCGTGGTGGTGGGCGGCGGAAAGGTGGCGCGCAAGTATATCAGAGCCGCGAAGACCTTCACACCCAACGAGACCTTCAAGGACTACATCGGCATACACATTACCCGCGCCAACGCCATGCTCCTCATAGCGGCGCTCGGCGAGAAGGCCTATCCCTTCGTAATCCAGGACTTCCGCAAGGCCTGGGAGGTCATCCAGCTCAAGAAGATACCGATAATGGGCGGAACTCATCCGGGCCACACGACGGACGCGGTAGCGGCGCTCCTCGCGGAGTACCTGCAGGCTGACCTTCTGGTCGTCGTAACGAACGTTGACGGCGTCTATGACAGCGATCCGAGGAAGAACCCGGAGGCGAAGAAGCTCGACAGGATAACCGTCGACCAGCTCGTCGAGATCGCAATGCAGGCCGAGAGCAAGGCCGGCGGAAGCGGCGTCGTTGACGCTTTGGCGGCCAAGTTCATCCAGCGCGGAAGGATAAGGACATACATCGTCGGCAAGAAGGACGCCTACCACCTCTTTGACGTCGTGAGGGGCAGGCACAACGGGACTGTTGTGGAGCCTTGA
- a CDS encoding pentapeptide repeat-containing protein: MCKMAHFGNCDPETADREYCIFHKPNKSEEEAVEFYRKFLERFKPRVEEIEVEGQKIKRLVFEKPVDARGFVFPKLELLFGLSIFNGNSDFRFSIFEKYANFSGAVFKKTANFGGAVFRKYADFSGARFLDRAYFWEVVFWNYCDFVRTEFQKDVTFWHAEFKRYADFTDASFGGILHFEGNIIRGIRFDNAKFTDPRGEKSAYGILRKYHESEGDRESADYAFVLEMRAKRRARIKNARTKLEKLKAHTHNFIEWLLADLPSEYGTNWVRLFLFSLLVIIGNAVPYTLWSAYIEGFPQSSNYLLRFANALYYSLVTFTTLGYGDMHPTGWLKALSALEALTGAVFMALIVAVIARKWMR, translated from the coding sequence ATGTGCAAGATGGCGCACTTTGGGAACTGCGATCCTGAGACTGCCGATCGGGAGTACTGTATTTTCCATAAACCGAACAAGAGCGAGGAAGAGGCCGTCGAATTTTACAGGAAGTTTCTGGAGAGGTTTAAGCCGAGGGTTGAGGAGATTGAGGTTGAGGGACAGAAGATAAAGAGGCTGGTTTTTGAAAAGCCTGTGGATGCGAGAGGTTTTGTGTTCCCGAAACTGGAACTTTTGTTTGGATTATCCATCTTTAATGGAAACTCAGATTTCAGATTTTCAATTTTTGAGAAATATGCGAATTTTTCAGGTGCAGTCTTCAAGAAAACTGCAAATTTTGGTGGAGCAGTATTCAGGAAATACGCTGATTTTAGTGGAGCGAGATTTTTAGATAGGGCATATTTCTGGGAGGTGGTATTTTGGAATTACTGTGACTTCGTGCGGACAGAATTTCAAAAAGATGTAACATTTTGGCATGCAGAATTTAAACGATATGCAGATTTTACTGATGCTTCCTTCGGTGGAATTCTTCATTTTGAAGGAAACATAATAAGAGGTATACGATTCGATAACGCTAAATTTACTGATCCTAGAGGGGAAAAGTCTGCTTATGGAATACTAAGAAAGTACCACGAGTCTGAGGGAGATAGGGAATCTGCGGATTATGCATTTGTCCTCGAAATGCGCGCCAAAAGAAGGGCACGCATAAAGAACGCACGGACTAAGTTGGAAAAACTTAAGGCTCACACTCACAACTTTATTGAATGGCTCTTAGCGGATCTACCCTCGGAATATGGTACGAACTGGGTTCGGCTCTTTCTGTTTTCCCTGCTTGTTATTATTGGCAATGCGGTTCCATATACTCTCTGGAGCGCCTACATTGAAGGCTTTCCGCAAAGCTCGAATTACCTCCTTCGCTTTGCCAACGCCCTCTACTACTCCCTCGTCACCTTCACAACCCTCGGCTACGGGGACATGCACCCGACAGGCTGGCTGAAAGCCCTGAGCGCCCTTGAAGCATTGACCGGAGCGGTCTTCATGGCGCTTATCGTCGCCGTCATAGCGAGGAAGTGGATGCGCTGA
- a CDS encoding dihydroorotate dehydrogenase codes for MSLEVELFGIRFENPLILASGINDKTPEQWIRAHEEGAGGVVTKSIGIEPRDGYNNPTIVELPYGLINAMGLPNPGWKGFLEMVEGYTFDFPLIVSIFGGTPEEFAFLAEKLSDVADAFELNLSCPHAKGYGMEIGQRPENVYEVVKAVKDATDKPVIAKLTPNTDDITKLGLAAEKAGADAVSAINTLKAIAIDVYARRPILSNRVGGYSGPGVKPVALRAVYDLAKTLDIPVIGIGGITTWQDAVEFLLAGASALQIGTAVSLRGWKVFREINEGIERYLKEEGFSSVKDIVGLALE; via the coding sequence GTGAGCCTTGAGGTCGAGCTTTTCGGGATAAGGTTCGAAAACCCCCTCATTCTCGCATCCGGAATCAACGACAAGACTCCGGAGCAGTGGATAAGGGCGCACGAGGAAGGGGCGGGCGGAGTGGTCACCAAATCGATCGGAATCGAGCCGAGGGATGGTTACAACAATCCGACCATCGTAGAGCTCCCCTACGGGCTGATAAATGCAATGGGGTTGCCAAACCCGGGCTGGAAGGGCTTCCTTGAGATGGTTGAAGGTTACACCTTTGATTTTCCGCTGATAGTCTCGATATTCGGTGGAACGCCGGAGGAATTTGCATTTCTCGCTGAAAAGCTGAGTGATGTGGCGGATGCCTTCGAGCTCAATCTCAGCTGTCCGCACGCCAAGGGCTACGGCATGGAGATCGGCCAGAGGCCCGAGAACGTGTATGAAGTCGTCAAGGCCGTCAAAGACGCCACCGATAAGCCCGTGATAGCGAAGCTCACACCCAACACGGATGATATAACAAAGCTCGGCCTTGCGGCTGAGAAGGCTGGAGCGGATGCCGTCTCGGCCATAAACACGCTGAAGGCGATAGCGATAGACGTCTACGCGAGGAGGCCGATACTGAGCAATAGAGTCGGCGGCTACTCCGGGCCGGGGGTTAAGCCCGTGGCATTAAGAGCAGTCTACGACCTCGCGAAGACCCTTGACATCCCTGTCATCGGGATTGGTGGTATAACGACGTGGCAAGATGCGGTCGAGTTCCTCCTCGCCGGAGCTTCAGCTTTGCAGATAGGAACAGCAGTTTCGCTCCGCGGCTGGAAGGTCTTCAGGGAGATAAACGAGGGGATTGAGCGCTATCTTAAGGAGGAGGGCTTTTCGAGCGTGAAAGACATCGTTGGCCTCGCCCTCGAGTGA
- a CDS encoding (2Fe-2S)-binding protein yields MSDGKIIVCRCNDVTVEEVEALIDSGVTDIEELKRLLRIGMGPCQGRTCIPIVLGILARKTGRRQEEIPLPKARVPIRPVRVEVIVGGADE; encoded by the coding sequence ATGAGTGACGGAAAGATAATCGTCTGCCGCTGTAACGACGTCACCGTCGAGGAGGTTGAGGCGCTCATCGATTCCGGCGTCACGGACATCGAGGAGCTCAAGCGCCTCCTCCGCATAGGGATGGGTCCCTGTCAGGGAAGGACGTGCATCCCCATAGTCCTTGGCATACTGGCCAGAAAGACCGGAAGAAGGCAGGAGGAGATACCGCTCCCGAAGGCCAGGGTCCCGATTCGGCCCGTCCGCGTAGAGGTCATAGTGGGTGGTGCCGATGAGTAA
- a CDS encoding PIN domain-containing protein, whose translation MGRVAVVDTNVLLYSINRSSGRYGEARKLIDSLDKVVLPAIVVYELVWNLAAAGVAPKEAEKTLTKILLNERVSLIDDRRYLIPAFGLFGNLGLKHYNDSVILAIAKDVGALATYDKKLRNRAGKLNVKLLPEVVE comes from the coding sequence ATGGGAAGAGTAGCGGTCGTTGATACAAACGTGCTCCTTTACTCTATCAACCGCAGCTCAGGGAGATATGGGGAAGCAAGGAAACTGATAGACTCCCTTGATAAGGTAGTGCTGCCGGCAATCGTTGTTTATGAGCTCGTCTGGAACTTGGCAGCGGCTGGGGTTGCACCCAAGGAAGCAGAGAAAACCCTGACAAAGATTCTTCTAAACGAAAGGGTTAGCCTCATCGATGACAGAAGGTACTTAATTCCAGCCTTTGGCCTCTTCGGAAACCTCGGCTTGAAACACTACAACGACTCCGTGATCCTCGCGATAGCCAAAGATGTCGGTGCCCTCGCGACCTACGACAAAAAGCTTAGAAACCGGGCTGGGAAACTTAACGTCAAACTGCTTCCGGAGGTGGTTGAATGA
- the queC gene encoding 7-cyano-7-deazaguanine synthase QueC yields the protein MKRAVVLFSGGLDSTACLYWAKENYDEVIMLTVNYGSNEERVTNRVAEFFSKELDIPLRIVRLDFLEEFSKLRGTTLVGGETPKVSAEELEDMNVAQETAKSVWVPARNVVLISVAASLLDALGGGDIIVGFNAEEGATFPDNTPEFVEKMNEMLKYGTMAEVKVVAPLIDLDKKGIARLLKELDAKYEYSSSCYMPKGFTEDGKPIHCGECESCVRRHRGLMEVLGEDRTVYAVEPRI from the coding sequence ATGAAGCGCGCGGTCGTTCTCTTCAGCGGCGGGTTGGACTCAACGGCCTGCCTCTACTGGGCCAAGGAGAACTACGACGAGGTGATAATGCTCACCGTCAACTACGGGAGCAACGAGGAAAGGGTTACCAACAGGGTGGCAGAGTTCTTCTCGAAAGAGCTCGACATCCCGCTGAGGATCGTGAGGCTGGACTTCCTCGAAGAGTTCTCAAAGCTCCGCGGGACAACTCTCGTCGGCGGTGAAACGCCAAAGGTCAGCGCGGAGGAGCTGGAGGACATGAACGTTGCTCAGGAGACCGCGAAGAGCGTCTGGGTTCCCGCTCGTAACGTCGTCCTCATAAGCGTCGCCGCCTCGCTCCTCGATGCGCTCGGCGGCGGGGACATAATAGTGGGCTTCAACGCGGAAGAGGGAGCAACCTTCCCGGATAACACGCCGGAGTTCGTCGAGAAAATGAACGAAATGCTGAAGTACGGGACAATGGCCGAAGTAAAAGTCGTTGCCCCCCTCATCGACCTCGACAAGAAGGGCATAGCGAGGCTTCTGAAAGAACTGGACGCCAAGTACGAGTACTCCAGCTCCTGCTATATGCCGAAGGGCTTCACGGAAGATGGAAAGCCGATACACTGCGGCGAGTGCGAGAGCTGCGTCAGGAGACACCGCGGCCTTATGGAGGTACTCGGGGAGGACAGGACGGTCTACGCTGTTGAGCCGAGGATCTGA
- a CDS encoding 4Fe-4S dicluster domain-containing protein, which translates to MSEIPEYLRKGYITPEELQQFIPLPSEERLRKRPVAVPECPQEIPCAPCREICPTGAISMPTPNDLPIVDYDKCIGCSLCVQICPGLAFFMVHYVGDKARITMPHELLPVPEKGEEVVLLNRIGEPVGKGKVLTVVPREKTKGDTPIIIVEVPLELAWDVRAVRVVRE; encoded by the coding sequence ATGAGTGAGATTCCGGAGTACCTTAGAAAGGGTTACATCACCCCGGAGGAGCTCCAACAGTTCATCCCTCTGCCGAGCGAGGAGAGGCTCAGGAAGAGGCCAGTTGCCGTTCCGGAGTGTCCGCAGGAGATACCCTGCGCGCCCTGCAGGGAGATATGCCCCACCGGAGCGATAAGCATGCCCACTCCGAACGACCTGCCGATAGTCGACTACGATAAGTGCATTGGCTGCTCCCTCTGCGTCCAGATCTGCCCCGGACTGGCCTTCTTCATGGTGCACTACGTCGGGGATAAAGCGAGGATAACGATGCCCCACGAGCTCCTCCCGGTTCCCGAGAAGGGGGAGGAAGTCGTTCTCCTCAACCGTATTGGAGAGCCCGTAGGAAAAGGCAAGGTGCTCACCGTCGTCCCGAGGGAGAAGACGAAGGGTGACACGCCGATAATAATCGTCGAGGTGCCGCTTGAGCTCGCGTGGGACGTCAGGGCGGTTAGGGTGGTGAGAGAATGA
- a CDS encoding AbrB/MazE/SpoVT family DNA-binding domain-containing protein codes for MPLTKVTRNYQITIPAEIRKALGIREGEYLSVELRGDEIVIKKAEMEWPSLDLGRDFTPEEIEENTRKALTEASKWEE; via the coding sequence ATGCCACTCACAAAGGTCACGCGCAACTACCAGATAACCATTCCCGCAGAGATAAGGAAGGCCCTTGGCATAAGGGAGGGCGAATATCTGAGCGTGGAGCTGAGGGGGGACGAGATAGTCATTAAAAAAGCCGAAATGGAGTGGCCGAGCCTTGACCTTGGAAGGGACTTTACGCCAGAAGAAATCGAGGAGAACACCAGAAAGGCACTTACGGAGGCTTCTAAATGGGAAGAGTAG
- a CDS encoding NAD(P)/FAD-dependent oxidoreductase, producing the protein MKIVVVGSGTAGSNFALFMRKLDRKAEIVVIGKEETMQYSPCALPHVISGTIEKPEDVIVFPNEFYEKQKINLMLGTEVREIDRERKVVITDKGEVPYDKLVLAVGSKAFVPPIRGVENEGVFTLKSLDDVRRIKSYIAERKPKKAVVIGAGLIGLEGAEAFAKLGMEVLVVELMDRLMPTMLDKDLAKIVQTEMEKHGVSFRFGVGVSEIIGSPVEAVKIGDEEVPADLVLVATGVRANVDLAKNAGLEVNRGIVVNEYLQTSDPDIYAIGDCAEVVDAVTGQRTLSQLGTSAVRMAKVAAEHIAGKEVSFRPVFNTAITELFGLEIGTFGITEERAKKEGVEIAVGRFKGSTKPEYYPGGKPITVKVIFRKSDRGLIGAQIVGGERVWGRIMTLSALAQKGATVEDVVYLETAYAPPVSPTIDPISIAAEMALRRLR; encoded by the coding sequence ATGAAAATCGTGGTCGTCGGTTCTGGAACAGCGGGAAGCAACTTCGCCCTCTTCATGCGCAAGCTCGATAGGAAGGCCGAAATAGTTGTCATCGGAAAGGAGGAGACCATGCAGTACTCTCCGTGCGCCCTGCCGCACGTGATAAGCGGCACGATCGAGAAGCCGGAGGATGTCATCGTCTTCCCGAACGAGTTCTACGAGAAGCAGAAGATAAACCTCATGCTCGGCACGGAGGTTAGGGAGATAGACCGCGAGAGGAAGGTCGTAATCACCGATAAAGGCGAAGTCCCCTACGACAAGCTTGTCTTGGCCGTCGGCTCGAAGGCCTTCGTCCCGCCGATAAGGGGCGTCGAGAACGAAGGAGTTTTCACCCTCAAGAGCCTCGACGACGTGAGGAGAATTAAATCCTACATCGCCGAGAGGAAGCCGAAAAAGGCCGTCGTAATCGGCGCCGGCTTAATAGGCCTCGAAGGGGCTGAAGCATTTGCCAAGCTCGGCATGGAGGTTCTTGTCGTCGAGCTGATGGACAGGCTCATGCCCACGATGCTGGACAAAGACCTAGCAAAGATTGTCCAGACCGAGATGGAGAAACACGGCGTTTCCTTCCGCTTCGGCGTTGGTGTAAGTGAGATAATCGGCAGTCCGGTTGAGGCCGTCAAAATTGGAGATGAGGAAGTGCCTGCAGATCTCGTTCTCGTCGCCACCGGCGTCAGGGCCAACGTTGATCTCGCTAAAAATGCTGGCCTTGAAGTCAACAGGGGAATAGTCGTCAACGAATACCTCCAGACGAGCGACCCGGACATCTACGCGATAGGCGACTGCGCCGAGGTGGTCGATGCAGTTACCGGGCAGAGAACTCTCAGCCAGCTCGGGACGAGTGCGGTCAGGATGGCGAAAGTTGCGGCGGAGCACATAGCGGGCAAAGAGGTTTCATTCAGGCCCGTCTTTAACACGGCAATAACGGAGCTCTTCGGCCTCGAGATAGGCACCTTCGGAATCACAGAGGAGAGGGCCAAGAAGGAGGGGGTTGAGATAGCCGTCGGCAGGTTCAAGGGCTCGACCAAGCCCGAATACTATCCCGGCGGCAAGCCGATAACCGTCAAGGTTATCTTCAGGAAGTCAGACAGGGGGCTTATAGGAGCCCAGATAGTCGGTGGCGAGCGCGTCTGGGGCAGGATAATGACACTCTCGGCCCTGGCGCAGAAGGGGGCAACGGTTGAGGACGTCGTCTACCTTGAGACCGCCTACGCCCCGCCGGTGAGCCCGACCATCGACCCGATAAGCATAGCCGCCGAGATGGCGCTGAGGAGGCTCCGGTGA
- a CDS encoding putative toxin-antitoxin system toxin component, PIN family, which produces MEALKVVLDANVVIAAAINPFGSSGKVMDLVVGRRVLSYTSEAILEELRFKLTSEKVLKYLESRVYALWVYRIFRASSVLVEPAERFEVSPDPDDNKFFDVVYSAKADFLISLDKRHVLKLRDGKRRFSLKGHEFLILTPAEFLEVVERDKNSEA; this is translated from the coding sequence ATGGAAGCACTCAAGGTCGTCTTAGATGCGAACGTCGTTATAGCGGCCGCCATAAATCCCTTCGGCAGTTCTGGAAAGGTCATGGACTTAGTTGTCGGGAGAAGAGTTCTGTCCTACACTTCGGAGGCGATACTTGAGGAGCTCCGCTTCAAGCTCACGAGCGAGAAGGTTCTCAAATACCTTGAGAGCAGGGTTTACGCCCTTTGGGTTTACAGGATTTTTCGGGCTTCGTCAGTCCTCGTTGAGCCGGCTGAGCGCTTTGAGGTCTCACCCGATCCCGATGACAATAAGTTCTTCGATGTGGTGTATTCGGCTAAAGCTGACTTCCTGATAAGCCTCGACAAGAGGCACGTGCTGAAGCTGAGGGACGGGAAGAGGAGGTTTTCCCTTAAAGGGCACGAGTTTCTGATTTTAACTCCAGCCGAGTTCCTTGAGGTCGTCGAAAGGGATAAAAACTCCGAAGCGTAG
- a CDS encoding FAD-dependent oxidoreductase: MRLTEHPVLRFERGREVTIYFKGQPIKAYEGETIATALHASGIRVLNYSANEKRPRGLFCAIGKCSSCLMVVNGIPNVRTCITLVEDGMRIEPQRGKAKLPKEAKPPEFRDAKVVRADIVIIGGGPAGLMAAIHAADAGASVVLLDENPMLGGQLVKQTHKFFGKREQFAGVRGVEIAKILEDEVKKREKVEIFLETSAVGIFQEGDEKLVLAVRNNRELIEFRGRAVIVATGAMEKMIPFENNDLPGIYGAGAIQTLMNTYGVKPGDRVLIVGAGNVGLILAYQLIQAGVEVKAIVEAMPKVGGYFVHAAKVRRLGVPILTRHTILRAEGRGKVERAVIAQLDENWRPIPGTEKVFEVDVIALAVGLRPSIELLHQAGCQIRYVRELSGHVAVRDEWMETTVRGIFVAGDSAGIEEATTAMLEGKIAGIAAALRLGIADEGWLGEMEKAQKDLLEFRSGPFGRHVLEGIKKALVVRE; the protein is encoded by the coding sequence GTGCGCTTAACTGAGCATCCTGTTCTACGTTTTGAGCGCGGCAGGGAGGTTACAATATATTTTAAGGGCCAACCAATCAAGGCGTACGAAGGGGAAACCATTGCAACGGCCTTACACGCCTCTGGAATCAGGGTTCTCAACTATTCCGCCAACGAAAAACGTCCGAGGGGTCTCTTCTGCGCAATAGGCAAGTGCTCCTCCTGTCTGATGGTCGTGAACGGAATTCCCAACGTCAGGACGTGCATAACCCTAGTTGAGGACGGCATGAGGATCGAGCCCCAGCGCGGGAAGGCGAAGCTCCCCAAGGAGGCAAAGCCCCCGGAGTTCAGGGACGCGAAAGTCGTGAGGGCTGACATCGTGATAATCGGCGGCGGGCCCGCTGGTTTGATGGCGGCCATCCACGCGGCCGATGCCGGGGCGAGCGTCGTTCTCCTGGACGAAAACCCGATGCTCGGCGGCCAGCTCGTCAAACAGACCCACAAGTTCTTCGGCAAGCGGGAACAGTTCGCGGGAGTCAGGGGCGTGGAGATAGCAAAAATCCTTGAGGATGAGGTCAAGAAGAGGGAGAAGGTCGAGATATTCCTCGAAACCTCAGCCGTCGGCATCTTTCAGGAGGGCGACGAGAAGCTCGTCCTGGCCGTCAGGAACAACCGCGAGCTGATAGAGTTCCGTGGGAGAGCGGTGATAGTCGCCACCGGTGCGATGGAGAAGATGATACCCTTCGAGAACAACGATTTACCCGGAATCTACGGCGCCGGGGCGATACAGACCCTCATGAACACCTACGGCGTCAAGCCAGGGGACAGGGTTCTAATCGTTGGAGCCGGGAACGTGGGGCTTATCCTGGCGTACCAGCTCATACAGGCCGGCGTCGAGGTGAAGGCGATAGTCGAGGCCATGCCTAAAGTTGGGGGCTACTTCGTCCACGCCGCCAAGGTCAGACGCTTGGGCGTTCCGATACTCACGAGACACACAATCCTGCGCGCCGAGGGGAGGGGGAAGGTCGAGAGGGCAGTAATAGCCCAGCTCGACGAGAACTGGAGGCCTATTCCCGGAACGGAGAAGGTCTTTGAGGTCGACGTCATAGCCCTCGCGGTTGGCCTGAGGCCCAGCATCGAGCTCCTCCACCAGGCCGGCTGCCAGATAAGGTACGTCCGCGAGCTCAGCGGTCACGTTGCCGTTCGCGACGAGTGGATGGAGACCACCGTCCGGGGAATATTCGTTGCCGGTGACTCGGCCGGAATAGAGGAAGCCACGACGGCGATGCTCGAAGGAAAGATAGCGGGCATCGCGGCGGCCCTGAGGCTGGGCATAGCGGACGAGGGCTGGCTCGGGGAGATGGAGAAGGCCCAGAAAGACCTCCTGGAGTTCCGCTCCGGGCCCTTCGGCAGGCACGTGCTCGAGGGCATAAAGAAGGCGCTGGTGGTGAGAGAATGA
- a CDS encoding FAD-binding oxidoreductase: protein MSKIAIIGGGIIGVATAYELAKLGEEVILFEKSYFGSGSTFRCATGIRAQFTDEANIRLMKHSVERWEKLEEELGFDINFKQTGYLFLATSEEEVEGFKANIALQNKFGVPTRLIDMDEAREIVPILNTEPFLAGAWNPKDGKANPFKTLFAYLFRAKELGVDAREHTEVVGFERKGDVITAVKYRSNGKVESVKVDAVLNAANAWAPLINEMAGLKRDLVPITAYKHQLVKTEPLEPGQAEPLVCPPSWNDAYIIQDGEDGGIICGAGIEHRARSLDDYEPTYDFLRGVLRYATMIAPPLRHAHIVRQWAGFYAKTPDSNPAIGKLLDNFYIAAGFSGHGFMMAPAVAQAMAELISKGRSRVPLDWEWYDPYRFERGELRTSAFQIG from the coding sequence ATGAGTAAAATAGCCATCATTGGCGGCGGGATAATAGGGGTCGCCACCGCCTACGAGCTGGCGAAGCTGGGAGAGGAGGTCATCCTTTTCGAGAAGAGCTACTTCGGCTCGGGCTCCACCTTCCGCTGCGCCACCGGCATCCGCGCCCAGTTCACGGACGAGGCCAACATAAGGCTCATGAAGCACTCGGTCGAGCGCTGGGAAAAGCTTGAGGAGGAGCTCGGCTTCGATATAAACTTCAAACAGACCGGCTATCTGTTCCTTGCGACGAGCGAGGAGGAGGTCGAGGGGTTCAAGGCGAACATAGCGCTCCAGAACAAGTTCGGCGTCCCGACGAGGCTCATCGATATGGACGAGGCAAGGGAGATAGTGCCGATCCTCAACACCGAGCCCTTCTTAGCTGGAGCGTGGAACCCCAAGGACGGCAAGGCAAACCCCTTCAAGACTCTCTTCGCCTACCTCTTCCGGGCAAAAGAACTCGGCGTTGATGCGAGGGAGCACACTGAAGTTGTCGGCTTCGAGCGCAAGGGGGATGTTATAACGGCGGTTAAGTACAGAAGCAACGGGAAGGTCGAGAGCGTTAAGGTCGACGCCGTCCTCAATGCCGCCAACGCCTGGGCACCCCTTATCAACGAGATGGCCGGTTTGAAGCGCGACCTCGTGCCTATAACCGCCTACAAGCACCAGCTCGTCAAGACGGAACCGCTCGAACCTGGCCAGGCTGAACCTCTGGTATGTCCGCCGAGCTGGAACGACGCCTACATAATCCAGGACGGAGAGGACGGCGGAATAATCTGCGGCGCCGGGATAGAGCACAGAGCCAGGAGCCTCGACGACTACGAGCCTACTTACGACTTCCTCAGGGGCGTTCTCCGCTACGCGACGATGATAGCGCCCCCGCTCCGCCATGCTCACATCGTCCGCCAGTGGGCCGGCTTCTACGCGAAGACCCCGGACAGCAATCCCGCCATCGGAAAGCTCCTCGACAACTTCTACATAGCGGCGGGCTTCAGCGGTCACGGCTTCATGATGGCCCCAGCGGTGGCTCAAGCGATGGCTGAGCTGATTTCAAAGGGCCGCTCAAGGGTTCCGCTCGACTGGGAGTGGTACGATCCGTATCGCTTCGAGCGCGGCGAGCTCCGCACGAGCGCCTTCCAGATAGGGTGA
- a CDS encoding ribbon-helix-helix domain-containing protein, with amino-acid sequence MSTAEKISVRFPQGLIREIDELVESGEFSSRSELIKEAVRFFLMHYESPEELWETYKLLARERRIPSEKEIEKLLEEVDEEWKHSRSS; translated from the coding sequence ATGTCCACTGCGGAGAAGATTTCGGTCCGTTTTCCTCAGGGCCTAATCCGTGAAATTGATGAGCTCGTGGAGAGCGGTGAGTTCTCAAGCCGGAGCGAACTTATCAAGGAAGCCGTGAGGTTCTTCCTGATGCATTATGAATCCCCTGAAGAGCTCTGGGAAACCTACAAGCTCCTCGCGAGGGAGAGGAGGATCCCATCCGAGAAGGAAATCGAAAAGCTCCTTGAGGAAGTGGATGAGGAATGGAAGCACTCAAGGTCGTCTTAG